The Alteromonas mediterranea DE genome contains the following window.
TGTGGTATCTACACCTAGCTGATCAAGTGATGCCACAATAACAAAGAGCATCAAGATAGCGCTTAGAATAGCTTCTAGGAAATCTACTAGCATGTCGTCATATTTAGACTTTGACATCACACGTCTAAATATAGAAAGAAGGAATCCAACTACAATCCTACCTATTACATAAATCGCAATCGCCATCGCAATGTTAATACCCCACGGGATAGCGTAATCGTTTATGTACCTTTCAACATCGCTTGCAGAAAAAAGCGAAAGTTTCTCTTCCATAATATGGTCCTTGTCATGGTTAGTTGTTAAATGCGCAATTACGTTAGCAGCAATTCGTATGAACACCAATACAATATAGGCCCAAACAGCTTAAATTTGCTCTAAAGTCTAAGCTTCATAGCCCTTTGAAAGTGTTAGTATTATCCGAAAGTAGTGATGTAAACCTCCGTTCGCGCACTCTCCTTAGACTAAAGTTTGAGTATACTTTTGAATAATTGTCACACCTTTGTCACGCAGTCAAAGCAAACTTGTCTATGAAGCCTAAATGCGCTTTTTACTTTTCAGATTGCTGGAAGTTACCGAGTTTTAAGATAATTTTTTTGATGATTTTTTAGCCGTAAAGCTTTAGACTAAAGTCTCATTCAACGCGTCGATCTATTCCCTTTTTCTACTGGCGACGATCGACGGTATGAACGAGCTTTAGCAAACTATGTCAATTAAAGGATTAACGCATGTTGCTTCTCATAACACTCTTTTCAGTTGTTTTGTGTTTATTTTTGTACTCACTGCGCACTGATAAAGGAAAACATACCAAGTATGCAAGAGCGGACTACCGCCCAGCACCAAAGTCGAAGCCATCAACCTCAGTGTTGAAATCAACTTCGGACAACTCTTCGCCTTATGCGGCTTAGAGCAACCACACGAGTCAAGTGATTCTAAAATAGGCAGCGTGCTGCCGTTTATGTAAATTCTGAAGTAATTATTTACATGATGTCGTCGGTAGCATTGCAACCTGTATTTACACACGTATTATACGCAGTAAAAGCAAACACCTAATTTACTATGCGTATACCTAGAGTTTATTACCCCAATCCTATTCCGTTAGAGCAAGAATTCGAGTTAACCGAAGATGCAGGGCATCACATTGCTACCGTACTGCGCATAAAGCCCAATCGTCCCATTGTACTTTTTAACGGCGACGGCAATGAATACAGCGCACAAGTTATCAGTGTTCAAAGAAAGAAAGTAATCGTAGAAGCCGATGCTTGCCTTTCCCTAGCTAAAGAATCTCCTCTTCACCTACATCTCGGCCAAGGTGTATCTAAAGGCGACAGGATGGATACGGTTCTTCAGAAAAGCGTTGAGCTTGGTGTGTCAGAGATAACACCAGTGATTACCGAACGCTGCACCGTGAAGCTCGATGAGTCTCGCTGGGAAAAGAAAATCCAGCAATGGCAGAAGATTGTTATCGGAGCTTGTGAGCAAAGTGGGCGTAATATTATCCCTAAGCTAAACGCGCCGGTGAGCCTAAACACTTGGCTATCATCTTCAACCAATACCACACGACTGGTGCTTGCACCAGGCGCTGAACAGCCGCTAGCAAGACAGCCATACAACGCACAGGGGTTTCGTTTATTAATTGGTCCAGAAGGCGGG
Protein-coding sequences here:
- a CDS encoding 16S rRNA (uracil(1498)-N(3))-methyltransferase; this encodes MRIPRVYYPNPIPLEQEFELTEDAGHHIATVLRIKPNRPIVLFNGDGNEYSAQVISVQRKKVIVEADACLSLAKESPLHLHLGQGVSKGDRMDTVLQKSVELGVSEITPVITERCTVKLDESRWEKKIQQWQKIVIGACEQSGRNIIPKLNAPVSLNTWLSSSTNTTRLVLAPGAEQPLARQPYNAQGFRLLIGPEGGLSDTEIHQANENGYQSVSLGPRILRTETAAITSLSILQAQHGDF